Within the Clarias gariepinus isolate MV-2021 ecotype Netherlands chromosome 27, CGAR_prim_01v2, whole genome shotgun sequence genome, the region tggatggatagatggatatagatagatacttacatgatcccaaaggaaattacggaggtgagcatttgtgagcagcaatatggtttcatgcctagaaagagtacatcagatgcagtatttgtttgaggatgctggcagagaagtacagagaaggtaataaagagttgcattgtgtctttgtagatttagagaaggcgtacgacagggtgccgagagaggagctgtggtattgtatgaggaagtctggagtggcagagaagtatgttagagtggtgcaggacatgtatgagagctgcaagacagtggtgagatgtgctgtaggtgtgactaaagagttcaaggtggaggtgggtctgcaccaaggatcagctctaagcccctttttgtttgctctggtgatgcaggatgacagatgaggttagacaggagtctccatggactatgatgtttgcagatgacattgtgctttgtagcgagagcagggaacaggtggaagaaaatttgcagaggtggaggtatgctctgtaaagcagaggaatgaaggttagccgcagtaagacagaatacatgtgtgtaaattagAGAAACCCAAGAGGAACAGTGAGGATACAGTGAGCAggggtaaagaaggtgcaggactttacgTACTTAgagtcaacagtccagagcaacagagagtgtggaaaagaggtaaagaggcgggtacaggcaggttggaatgggtggagaaaagtgtaaggtgtgttgtgcgataaaagagtatcagcgagaatgaaagaaaaggtttacaggacagtggtgaggccagcaatgctctacggcttagagacaatggcactgaagaaaagacacgaggcagagctgaagatgttgagctTCTCCTTGGGGGTGACAGGGATGGATagaatcaagaatgagttcatcagagggacaaccccagtttgatgttttggagataataAGTCAGAGAGACCAAATTGAGgttgtttggacatgttcagaggagagattgtgaatatatcggtagaaggtgctgaggtttgaactgccaggcaggaggtctagaggaagaccaaagaggagatttatggatgcagtgagagaggacatgaaattagttggtgtgagagaagaggatgcagatgATAAGGTttgatggaggcagatgatttgatgtggcgacccctgaaagggaacagccgaaagacaaaactATTGTAGTGAAcaaacttttctttttgcacAAAATATGTACAGTGGCTGGtcaaagaagaaataaaaaaaaaatgactctcAAAGCACCTTTCCCTTTATGGAAGACACCAACTCCAACCTTCTGCCTGTAGGCGAACTGCAGGGGATTGAGTGCATGACTGACCTGAGGTCTAAGGAGATAAAGAGTCAGAGGTTTGAACGTTGTCTTGATGTGGGACAACAGTGCCAGACCCCTGTAATCATTAAGatcttttgtactgtttttttaacagtttaaacaaaaaacttaacTGTTACAAAATGTGCATCTTATTTTTCAAGTGATATGTTTAGTTTTATGTCTTCTCATTCCAGCACCATGGTGAGATGCTGACATCTGGAGTAGTTACATATTATAGACTggaatgtttgatgtgaaaCAAAAGGCAAGAGCATTGAGGGATATATTACTTTCTGTTTGGACAATGTGGTACCATCAAGGACTGTTTGCTGCTTTGCAACTAATAAACCTTGGGTCACCACTGAACTGAAGGCACTTCTTAAACAGAAGAAGAGCGTGTTCAATCCTGGGGGCAAGGAGGAGCTGAAGCAAGTACAAAGTAAGATCCCTAAGATTAGGATTAAGGAGGCTAAGGAGAGGTATGGAAAAATGTGGAGAGCAAAATGAAGCAAAGAAATAAGCAAGAATTTTAGAGACAAATGAGAAGTATTACTGGTTGATCAGTCCACTAGTGCAGTGGTTTGGAcagtgtgtatgaattaaacaacTTTCTTTAATAGGTTTAATGAGTCTGCTCTGTCAGTTCACTGAACTCCTGGATAATTGTAGCAGCTCCCCTAGACTGTCCACTTCCTGTAAACAACACAATACTTACTGTGAGGCCACCTTCAGGTCATTCTAATTTTCCCTCTTTTCAATGAAATGTCTTCACCCAATCTACACCTTCACACCATCGTAGAATATGTCATACCCGGTCAGCATCAGCAATTGTCACTGTCTCCAAACAATAGAGACTGCATCTCACACCTTTCCTCATCACCACCCCGGACAAACAATCTTTCTATCACAAGTCGAAGAGGAGCTGTGTAAAATTATTTCGAAGAAGGCTGCTGGTCCTGATGGTGTCAGTGCTGGGTTCTAAAAGAATGTGTTGAGCAGCTGTGTGGTGTATTCCAGAGGATCTTAAGTGGGAAAGGGTTCcagttatataaaaaacactGGGTCTCATTTCAGTTCCTTAAAAAAAGGACAAGGAAAAGTCCGGAATGACTTCAGAGCAGTAGCTCTAACATTATGCATCATAAAGACCCTGAAAAGCCTGGTTCATGGATGGAAATggcttacaaaaaaaacaaaacgatgGGTTTGAAGTGACTTAGTTAAAGTCTaaacttaaatccaactaagaTGCTGtagcatgaccttaaacagacaatttatgtaaaaaaaaaaaacctccagtgtggctaaattaaaacatttctgcattagaagagtgggccaaattTCCTCCACAGTAATGTGAAACTCATTGTTAGTTAtcacaaatgcttgattgcactTGTCGTCACCATGGGTGCACaagcagttattaggtttagaggACAATTAGTTTTTCACATTGGGGCAGTTAGGTTTGGGCattccccttaataaataaaatgatctttttaaaatggaaaaaaaaatgcatttggtATTTACTTGGACTATCCTTGTGTaagattaaaatttgtttgatcaTCTGAATGATTTAAGTCTGACATATATTTAGAAACAATGATTATGGAAGGAACCAAATACATTTTTCACAGAACTTTACTTTACCTGTGTGTCCTCCAGATGCAGTAGAGCTAGAAAAGCAAACTAGAAAAGCAAACCAGCAaagcagacttttttttctatacaagAAGTAAAAGCAGGAAAGATTAAAGCGCAGTAATAGCTCAGTGGGGTAACAACAGGGGATCTTTGTGCTCTTGTCATGCCTAGCCCAGAGAGTTAACACCTGCACCAGCTAGGTAGAGTTAGTCCCATAAATCGGGAACAAAGATAAGTTTTTTGGCATTTGGTCTCATTACATCACCACACTAAACTTGAGATGAAACACTGTGAAgttaaacctttcagttttAATGCAAGGAGTCTGGAAATAGTGTAGCATTAACCATGCAGGAATTACAGAcacttttatacacacatttcTGGGAactcataaataattaaataaacagatgacaagTAGTTGCATTGCCAGGTGTGTACTGTTCCCTTTTTACTCCATGACTACTCAAGCAGATAACAGGCTTGGTGGTGGGTCTgagttacatttgcatttggtggTTGTTCTCTCAAACTCAAATCAAAGATGAGGTCCGAAAAAGTCTCCATGCAAGTAAAGGAGGCAATCATtcgactgaaaaaaaaaaatcagagataGAAAAAACATTGGGAGTGGCCTATACAACCAGCAAAAGAACATtcttaaaagaaataattaactGTCAGTGTCAGAAAATGGCCTAATGACTAATGATGACTAGAAATGGTGAAAAACCCTTTCAACGTCGTCAAGTCAAGAAAGCTTATAAGGAGGTATGTAAAGATGTGCCATTTTCAAAGCCTAAAGACAGCTTTATGAAGAGGTCCAAAGCTAcacatcatctgtcaaacatggtggaggcAGTAATATGGCATAAGCATGTATGGCTGCCGGTAGAACCAAGTCCCTGGGATTTATTGATGACCTGACTGTTGATAAAAGTAGCAGGACAATTCAAGTGTTTAAGGCTCACACACTCCTTAGATCCAACaaaatgctgcaaaactgatGCACCATTTCATACTGCAGATGAATAATGACtcaaaacatacagtgaaagctACCTGAGGCAAAGAAATAGGATATTCTTCATTGGCCAAGTCAGTCAACTGATCTCAACCCGATATAGGATGCTTTTCACTTACTGAAAACTAGAGTGAGAAAGACTGACTGATCCCACAAACAAGCAGCAACTTTTCTCCTCAATTAGTGCACTGGTGACGCTGAAGATAACTTGGTCGAGTAAAACCCTTACCACACTGTGAACAGTGGTAGGGCTTTTCTGCTGTATGAGTATGCATGTGGCTTACGAGATTACGCTTGTTATTAAAattcttcccacactgtgagcacgaAAAAGGcttttctcctgtgtgaataTGCATGTGTCTTTTGAGAATATACAGCCtattaaaactcttcccacactgtaaaCACCGATGTGGCTTATCTCCATTGTGGATACGCTGATGGACTTTTAGACTACTTTTTCTTGTAAACTtgttcccacactgtgagcatgGATATGGTGTCTCTCCTAAATGAGTGTGCTGGTGTTCTTGAAAAGTGCCTTGTTGACTAAAACGCTTTCCACAATCTGAGCACTGATATGGCttttctccagtgtgaatgcgctgatgtataatgagattagatttaaatataaacaacttTCTACAGTACGAACACTGAAATGGTTTGTCTCCGCCATGAGTCCACTGATGTATTTTTAGGTTACCTCTTGTTGCAAAcatctttccacactgtgagcactggtagggcttttctcctgtgtgaataCGCAAGTGTACTTTTAAAGCATTTGGCTGGTTAAAACTCTTCTCACACTGTGTGCAGTGATGGGGCTTTTCTCCTGCGTGAATACGAAAGTGTTCTTTTAGACTTCTTGTTGTTGTAAGcatcttcccacactgtgagcactgatgtTTCTTACCTAGATGAATGTGCTGGTGTCGCTGAAAACTGTGCTTTTGATTAAatctctttccacactgtgagcagtgatatGGTTCATCCCCAGTGTGAATCCGTCGATGTACGATAAGTTTGCTTTTATACATAAACATCTTTTTACAGTACGAGCACTGATGGGGTTTTGGTTTTCTGTGCATATGCAGGTGTGTCCTGAGATGTACCTGTTTATTAAAGCTCTTTCCACACTCTGTGCACTGATACGGCTTTGGTCGACTGTGAGTGCGCTGATGTAGCTGGAGATTACGCTGTCgaataaaactcttcccacacagagagcaggaatAGACTTCTTTCTGCACTTGGTTATTAAAGGTCTTACTGTTGAGAGTAACAGTGGTGGATTCCTGAATAATAGAGCTTATGGTGGTGATATGGTTCTTGTCTTTTAACTCTTCTGACTGTAGCAGTCTCTTATGTTCCTCATT harbors:
- the LOC128514802 gene encoding zinc finger protein 79-like — encoded protein: MHRKPKPHQCSYCKKMFMYKSKLIVHRRIHTGDEPYHCSQCGKRFNQKHSFQRHQHIHLGKKHQCSQCGKMLTTTRSLKEHFRIHAGEKPHHCTQCEKSFNQPNALKVHLRIHTGEKPYQCSQCGKMFATRGNLKIHQWTHGGDKPFQCSYCRKLFIFKSNLIIHQRIHTGEKPYQCSDCGKRFSQQGTFQEHQHTHLGETPYPCSQCGNKFTRKSSLKVHQRIHNGDKPHRCLQCGKSFNRLYILKRHMHIHTGEKPFSCSQCGKNFNNKRNLVSHMHTHTAEKPYHCSQCGKGFTRPSYLQRHQCTN